A region of Vigna radiata var. radiata cultivar VC1973A chromosome 6, Vradiata_ver6, whole genome shotgun sequence DNA encodes the following proteins:
- the LOC106764092 gene encoding uncharacterized protein LOC106764092 isoform X1 gives MKGETATLLLVNLAGIMERADESLLPGVYKEVGAALHTDPTGLGSLTLFRSIVQSSCYPIAAYLAVRHNRAHVIALGAFLWAAATFLVAFSSTFFQVALSRAFNGIGLALVAPAIQSLVADSTDDSNRGMAFGWLQLTGNVGSIIGGLFSVLIAPITVFGIPGWRISFHIVGLISIIVGVLVYLFANDPHFSDNGRNDRRQAPNKTFWSEVKDLVEESKSVLKISSFQIIVAQGVTGSFPWSALSFAPMWLELTGFTHNKTAFLIALFVVASSIGGLFGGKMGDILSKHLPNSGRIILAQISSGSAIPLAALLLLGLPDDPSSIASHALVLIIMGLLISWNAPATNNPIFAEIVPERSRTSVYALDRSFESILSSFAPPAVGILAQHVYGYKPLPEGSSESQEISTDRENAASLAKSLYTAIGIPMALCCIIYTFLYRTYPRDRERAKMKALIESEMQLIESGALDMDKEFESEELSIAEFEYDGDGDLDGEDNTLLYRQLTFSKE, from the exons ATGAAGGGAGAGACGGCGACGCTGTTGCTGGTGAACCTGGCGGGGATAATGGAGAGGGCGGATGAGTCACTGCTTCCGGGAGTATACAAGGAAGTGGGAGCTGCGCTTCACACCGACCCCACCGGCCTCGGTTCTCTCACTCTCTTTCGATCCATCGTTCAATCATCCTGCTACCCTATCGCCGCCTACCTCGCCGTCCGCCACAACCGCGCACATGTCATCGCCCTGGGCGCTTTTCTCTGGGCCGCCGCCACCTTCCTTGTTGCATTCTCCTCCACTTTCTTCCAG GTAGCTTTGTCACGAGCATTTAATGGAATTGGCCTTGCGCTTGTAGCACCTGCAATCCAGTCTCTTGTTGCTGACTCAACTGATGACAGCAATCGTGGCATGGCTTTTGGATGGCTTCAACTAACAGGCAATGTTGGTTCGATTATTGGTGGCCTCTTCTCAGTGTTGATAGCTCCAATAACTGTGTTTGGAATCCCTGGTTGGAGAATTTCCTTTCACATTGTTGGACTAATAAGCATTATAGTAGGTGTTTTAGTATACCTCTTTGCCAATGACCCACACTTCTCAGATAATGGTAGAAATGATAGGAGGCAAGCTCCAAATAAAACATTTTGGTCTGAAGTGAAAGATCTGGTTGAGGAGTCCAAGTCAGTTTTGAAGATTTCGTCTTTTCAGATTATTGTTGCACAGGGTGTCACTGGCTCCTTTCCCTGGTCTGCTTTATCATTCGCACCAATGTGGTTAGAGCTTACTGGCTTCACCCACAACAAAACTGCTTTCCTCATAGCTCTGTTTGTTGTTGCCAGTTCTATTGGGGGATTGTTTGGAGGTAAGATGGGAGATATTCTCTCCAAGCATCTTCCAAATTCTGGGAGAATAATTCTGGCTCAGATAAGCTCTGGATCAGCCATCCCCTTAGCAGCACTTCTTTTGCTTGGTTTGCCGGATGATCCCTCCTCAATAGCGTCTCATGCTTTGGTTCTAATAATTATGGGGCTCCTGATTTCTTGGAACGCTCCTGCTACAAATAA TCCAATTTTTGCAGAGATAGTTCCAGAGAGATCCCGAACAAGTGTATACGCCTTGGACAGATCTTTTGAGTCTATATTATCATCTTTTGCTCCCCCTGCAGTGGGGATTTTGGCTCAACATGTTTATGGGTATAAGCCCCTTCCTGAAGGGTCTAGTGAATCTCAAGAGATTTCGACAGACAGAGAGAACGCAGCATCATTGGCTAAGTCTCTTTACACAGCCATAGGAATCCCAATGGCTCTCTGCTGCATAATCTACACATTTCTTTATAGAACATATCCAAGAGACAGGGAACGAGCTAAGATGAAAGCTTTAATAGAATCAGAGATGCAATTAATTGAATCAGGTGCTTTAGACATGGATAAAGAGTTTGAGTCAGAAGAATTATCTATTGCAGAGTTTGAGTATGATGGTGATGGCGATCTTGATGGAGAAGATAACACATTACTCTACCGGCAGTTGACATTTTCCAAAGAATAA
- the LOC106764092 gene encoding uncharacterized protein LOC106764092 isoform X2 — protein MKGETATLLLVNLAGIMERADESLLPGVYKEVGAALHTDPTGLGSLTLFRSIVQSSCYPIAAYLAVRHNRAHVIALGAFLWAAATFLVAFSSTFFQVALSRAFNGIGLALVAPAIQSLVADSTDDSNRGMAFGWLQLTGNVGSIIGGLFSVLIAPITVFGIPGWRISFHIVGLISIIVGVLVYLFANDPHFSDNGRNDRRQAPNKTFWSEVKDLVEESKSVLKISSFQIIVAQGVTGSFPCSIGGLFGGKMGDILSKHLPNSGRIILAQISSGSAIPLAALLLLGLPDDPSSIASHALVLIIMGLLISWNAPATNNPIFAEIVPERSRTSVYALDRSFESILSSFAPPAVGILAQHVYGYKPLPEGSSESQEISTDRENAASLAKSLYTAIGIPMALCCIIYTFLYRTYPRDRERAKMKALIESEMQLIESGALDMDKEFESEELSIAEFEYDGDGDLDGEDNTLLYRQLTFSKE, from the exons ATGAAGGGAGAGACGGCGACGCTGTTGCTGGTGAACCTGGCGGGGATAATGGAGAGGGCGGATGAGTCACTGCTTCCGGGAGTATACAAGGAAGTGGGAGCTGCGCTTCACACCGACCCCACCGGCCTCGGTTCTCTCACTCTCTTTCGATCCATCGTTCAATCATCCTGCTACCCTATCGCCGCCTACCTCGCCGTCCGCCACAACCGCGCACATGTCATCGCCCTGGGCGCTTTTCTCTGGGCCGCCGCCACCTTCCTTGTTGCATTCTCCTCCACTTTCTTCCAG GTAGCTTTGTCACGAGCATTTAATGGAATTGGCCTTGCGCTTGTAGCACCTGCAATCCAGTCTCTTGTTGCTGACTCAACTGATGACAGCAATCGTGGCATGGCTTTTGGATGGCTTCAACTAACAGGCAATGTTGGTTCGATTATTGGTGGCCTCTTCTCAGTGTTGATAGCTCCAATAACTGTGTTTGGAATCCCTGGTTGGAGAATTTCCTTTCACATTGTTGGACTAATAAGCATTATAGTAGGTGTTTTAGTATACCTCTTTGCCAATGACCCACACTTCTCAGATAATGGTAGAAATGATAGGAGGCAAGCTCCAAATAAAACATTTTGGTCTGAAGTGAAAGATCTGGTTGAGGAGTCCAAGTCAGTTTTGAAGATTTCGTCTTTTCAGATTATTGTTGCACAGGGTGTCACTGGCTCCTTTCCCTG TTCTATTGGGGGATTGTTTGGAGGTAAGATGGGAGATATTCTCTCCAAGCATCTTCCAAATTCTGGGAGAATAATTCTGGCTCAGATAAGCTCTGGATCAGCCATCCCCTTAGCAGCACTTCTTTTGCTTGGTTTGCCGGATGATCCCTCCTCAATAGCGTCTCATGCTTTGGTTCTAATAATTATGGGGCTCCTGATTTCTTGGAACGCTCCTGCTACAAATAA TCCAATTTTTGCAGAGATAGTTCCAGAGAGATCCCGAACAAGTGTATACGCCTTGGACAGATCTTTTGAGTCTATATTATCATCTTTTGCTCCCCCTGCAGTGGGGATTTTGGCTCAACATGTTTATGGGTATAAGCCCCTTCCTGAAGGGTCTAGTGAATCTCAAGAGATTTCGACAGACAGAGAGAACGCAGCATCATTGGCTAAGTCTCTTTACACAGCCATAGGAATCCCAATGGCTCTCTGCTGCATAATCTACACATTTCTTTATAGAACATATCCAAGAGACAGGGAACGAGCTAAGATGAAAGCTTTAATAGAATCAGAGATGCAATTAATTGAATCAGGTGCTTTAGACATGGATAAAGAGTTTGAGTCAGAAGAATTATCTATTGCAGAGTTTGAGTATGATGGTGATGGCGATCTTGATGGAGAAGATAACACATTACTCTACCGGCAGTTGACATTTTCCAAAGAATAA
- the LOC106764092 gene encoding uncharacterized protein LOC106764092 isoform X3, whose translation MAFGWLQLTGNVGSIIGGLFSVLIAPITVFGIPGWRISFHIVGLISIIVGVLVYLFANDPHFSDNGRNDRRQAPNKTFWSEVKDLVEESKSVLKISSFQIIVAQGVTGSFPWSALSFAPMWLELTGFTHNKTAFLIALFVVASSIGGLFGGKMGDILSKHLPNSGRIILAQISSGSAIPLAALLLLGLPDDPSSIASHALVLIIMGLLISWNAPATNNPIFAEIVPERSRTSVYALDRSFESILSSFAPPAVGILAQHVYGYKPLPEGSSESQEISTDRENAASLAKSLYTAIGIPMALCCIIYTFLYRTYPRDRERAKMKALIESEMQLIESGALDMDKEFESEELSIAEFEYDGDGDLDGEDNTLLYRQLTFSKE comes from the exons ATGGCTTTTGGATGGCTTCAACTAACAGGCAATGTTGGTTCGATTATTGGTGGCCTCTTCTCAGTGTTGATAGCTCCAATAACTGTGTTTGGAATCCCTGGTTGGAGAATTTCCTTTCACATTGTTGGACTAATAAGCATTATAGTAGGTGTTTTAGTATACCTCTTTGCCAATGACCCACACTTCTCAGATAATGGTAGAAATGATAGGAGGCAAGCTCCAAATAAAACATTTTGGTCTGAAGTGAAAGATCTGGTTGAGGAGTCCAAGTCAGTTTTGAAGATTTCGTCTTTTCAGATTATTGTTGCACAGGGTGTCACTGGCTCCTTTCCCTGGTCTGCTTTATCATTCGCACCAATGTGGTTAGAGCTTACTGGCTTCACCCACAACAAAACTGCTTTCCTCATAGCTCTGTTTGTTGTTGCCAGTTCTATTGGGGGATTGTTTGGAGGTAAGATGGGAGATATTCTCTCCAAGCATCTTCCAAATTCTGGGAGAATAATTCTGGCTCAGATAAGCTCTGGATCAGCCATCCCCTTAGCAGCACTTCTTTTGCTTGGTTTGCCGGATGATCCCTCCTCAATAGCGTCTCATGCTTTGGTTCTAATAATTATGGGGCTCCTGATTTCTTGGAACGCTCCTGCTACAAATAA TCCAATTTTTGCAGAGATAGTTCCAGAGAGATCCCGAACAAGTGTATACGCCTTGGACAGATCTTTTGAGTCTATATTATCATCTTTTGCTCCCCCTGCAGTGGGGATTTTGGCTCAACATGTTTATGGGTATAAGCCCCTTCCTGAAGGGTCTAGTGAATCTCAAGAGATTTCGACAGACAGAGAGAACGCAGCATCATTGGCTAAGTCTCTTTACACAGCCATAGGAATCCCAATGGCTCTCTGCTGCATAATCTACACATTTCTTTATAGAACATATCCAAGAGACAGGGAACGAGCTAAGATGAAAGCTTTAATAGAATCAGAGATGCAATTAATTGAATCAGGTGCTTTAGACATGGATAAAGAGTTTGAGTCAGAAGAATTATCTATTGCAGAGTTTGAGTATGATGGTGATGGCGATCTTGATGGAGAAGATAACACATTACTCTACCGGCAGTTGACATTTTCCAAAGAATAA